The proteins below are encoded in one region of Micromonospora pisi:
- a CDS encoding N-6 DNA methylase, with the protein MARIADRRTPRSEATLQADIRQLLLAGDFGLFDFEVDVDLEAPAGRGRRIDVEIGFTVIEVKKRLQPGRTLQEAEHQLAGYVRSRSQETGQRYVGILTDGVTWRAYQLRAGALALVDSHAVTLARPDGLALFYWLEGVLATSQRVPPSPAEVARRLGSASMSHKLDRTALAALYEEHAQSPTVRLKRQLWAELLDSALGTQFVNDPDLFVEHTLLMNSAHIIAHLVVGIDVMELQPQDLITGQRFDQAGILGVVEHDFFGWTTEVAGGREFIHGLARRLARFDWARANHDILKVLYESMIGAETRKRMGEYYTPDWLAEHLVDTVVTDPLRQRVLDPACGSGTFLFHAVRRYLTAAEEAGVPLDIALTRLTHQVIGVDLHPVAVALARVTYLLAIGHQRLTDQRGAMTIPVYLGDSMQWRERRDLFTEDHVRISAGHNASQVEDWLRFPKDLLKEPSRFDQIVAGLASIAAKPRDADSPPSLAGFFHRMKIVSGDQPMILGTFEAMCRLHDEGRDHIWSYYLRNLARPVWLAKDENRVDVLLGNPPWLSYRHMPRDMQTTFKKLSHDRGLWHGRHFATQQDLSGLFVARAIQQYLTDGGTFAFVLPNAALDREHYEGFRRGWYKDEIEPAAVAFSDSWDLRRLRPHPFPRGASVIFGDRATWSTYHRLPSITEQWTGRLPADAKTWKQVEPLIHRERVDLAQRRASLAESPYKPQVKNGATIFPKVLFFVEADSGGRLGLSAGRRAVRSARSNLEKAPWKDLPTLQGVVEAEFVRRVLLGENLLPYQILPARQAVLPLDGSVLLTGTDSRLDYHPGLADWWRQAEALWRVHRSSDRLTLAEQLDFRHKLTAQLPAPSLRLAYAASGMHVAAAIVDDPAAIIEHGLYYCAIYTRAEGHYLSAILNSPILTSLARPLMSYGKDERHIDKHLWNLPIPMYDAGNAAHQRLADLGRDQSQAVAGLSLDEGMNFVTMRRRVRGELARHPAASEVEAIVTELLE; encoded by the coding sequence GTGGCACGCATCGCCGATCGCCGTACCCCTCGCAGCGAGGCGACCCTCCAGGCCGACATCCGACAGCTTCTGCTGGCCGGAGACTTCGGGCTCTTCGATTTCGAAGTCGACGTCGACCTCGAAGCTCCGGCCGGCCGTGGCCGCCGCATCGACGTCGAGATCGGCTTCACCGTCATCGAGGTCAAGAAACGGCTCCAGCCCGGCCGGACCCTCCAGGAGGCCGAGCACCAACTGGCGGGCTATGTCAGGTCGCGGAGCCAGGAAACCGGGCAACGGTACGTCGGCATCCTCACTGACGGCGTCACCTGGCGTGCTTACCAGCTGCGGGCCGGCGCTCTGGCCCTGGTCGACAGCCACGCCGTGACTCTCGCCCGCCCCGACGGGCTGGCCCTGTTCTACTGGCTGGAGGGCGTACTGGCGACGAGCCAGCGCGTTCCCCCGAGCCCCGCCGAGGTAGCCCGCCGACTCGGCTCGGCGAGCATGTCCCACAAATTGGACCGCACGGCGCTGGCCGCTCTCTACGAAGAGCACGCACAGTCGCCAACGGTGCGGTTGAAGCGACAGTTGTGGGCAGAGCTGCTGGACAGTGCGCTGGGTACGCAGTTCGTCAACGACCCGGACCTTTTCGTGGAGCACACGCTGCTCATGAACAGCGCGCACATCATCGCGCACCTGGTCGTCGGCATTGACGTCATGGAGTTGCAGCCGCAGGATCTGATCACCGGGCAACGGTTCGACCAGGCAGGCATCCTCGGCGTCGTCGAACACGACTTCTTCGGCTGGACCACGGAGGTGGCCGGCGGTCGCGAGTTCATCCACGGGCTCGCCCGCCGGTTGGCGCGGTTCGATTGGGCGAGGGCCAACCACGACATCCTGAAGGTGCTGTACGAGTCGATGATTGGCGCAGAAACGCGCAAACGGATGGGCGAGTACTACACACCGGACTGGCTTGCCGAACATCTCGTCGACACCGTCGTCACCGACCCGCTGCGGCAACGGGTGCTGGATCCCGCATGTGGCTCAGGCACCTTCCTCTTCCACGCCGTACGCCGCTACCTCACTGCGGCCGAGGAGGCAGGCGTTCCGCTCGACATCGCGCTGACGCGGCTCACCCACCAAGTGATCGGTGTTGACCTGCACCCCGTCGCCGTAGCGCTCGCACGGGTGACCTACCTGCTCGCCATCGGGCACCAGCGCCTGACCGATCAGCGAGGGGCCATGACCATCCCGGTCTACCTCGGCGACAGCATGCAGTGGCGGGAACGCCGAGACCTCTTTACTGAGGACCACGTACGCATCAGCGCCGGCCACAACGCGAGCCAGGTCGAGGACTGGCTCCGCTTCCCTAAGGACCTGCTCAAGGAGCCGAGCCGGTTCGATCAGATCGTCGCGGGGCTCGCCAGCATCGCGGCAAAACCACGGGATGCAGACAGTCCGCCTTCGCTGGCCGGGTTCTTCCATCGGATGAAGATCGTGTCTGGCGACCAGCCGATGATCCTCGGCACCTTCGAGGCGATGTGCCGACTACACGATGAGGGACGCGACCACATCTGGAGCTACTATCTGCGCAACCTGGCCCGGCCGGTCTGGCTAGCGAAGGACGAAAACCGGGTGGACGTCCTGCTCGGCAACCCGCCGTGGCTCTCCTACCGCCACATGCCGCGCGATATGCAGACGACCTTCAAGAAGCTCTCCCACGACCGCGGGTTGTGGCACGGCAGACACTTTGCAACACAGCAGGACCTCTCCGGCCTGTTCGTCGCAAGAGCGATCCAGCAGTACCTCACCGACGGCGGGACGTTCGCCTTCGTCCTGCCTAACGCTGCGCTCGATCGCGAACACTACGAGGGCTTCCGCAGAGGGTGGTACAAGGACGAGATTGAGCCCGCTGCCGTCGCCTTCAGCGACTCCTGGGACCTGCGGCGGCTACGCCCGCACCCGTTTCCGCGAGGCGCCAGCGTCATCTTCGGCGATCGTGCCACCTGGAGCACTTACCACCGACTGCCTTCGATCACCGAGCAGTGGACCGGACGCCTTCCTGCCGATGCCAAAACGTGGAAGCAGGTCGAGCCCTTGATTCACCGCGAGCGCGTCGACCTGGCGCAGAGGCGGGCGTCTCTCGCCGAGTCACCGTACAAGCCACAGGTGAAGAACGGGGCGACGATCTTCCCCAAGGTCCTGTTCTTCGTCGAAGCAGACTCCGGAGGAAGGCTGGGCCTCAGTGCCGGCCGCCGCGCCGTACGCTCGGCGCGCAGCAATCTCGAGAAGGCGCCGTGGAAGGACCTACCGACCCTTCAAGGGGTCGTGGAGGCGGAGTTCGTCCGGCGGGTCCTGCTCGGCGAGAACCTGTTGCCGTACCAGATCCTGCCCGCCAGGCAAGCGGTTCTCCCGCTCGACGGCTCGGTCCTGCTAACTGGCACCGATTCCCGGCTCGACTACCATCCAGGTCTCGCTGACTGGTGGCGGCAGGCGGAAGCGCTCTGGAGAGTGCATCGAAGCAGCGACCGCCTCACCCTCGCCGAGCAGCTCGACTTCCGACACAAACTCACCGCCCAGTTGCCCGCGCCATCGCTGCGACTGGCCTATGCCGCATCCGGCATGCACGTCGCCGCCGCCATCGTCGACGACCCAGCCGCAATCATCGAGCACGGCCTCTACTACTGCGCCATCTACACACGAGCCGAAGGCCACTACCTCAGCGCGATTCTCAACAGCCCCATCCTCACTTCGCTCGCCCGTCCGTTGATGTCCTATGGAAAGGACGAGCGGCACATCGATAAGCATCTGTGGAACCTGCCCATCCCGATGTACGACGCTGGGAACGCAGCACATCAACGGCTCGCGGATCTCGGCCGTGACCAATCCCAGGCTGTCGCTGGACTCAGTCTCGACGAAGGCATGAACTTCGTGACGATGCGCCGCCGGGTCCGAGGCGAACTCGCCCGGCACCCGGCCGCCTCGGAGGTCGAGGCCATCGTCACGGAGCTACTCGAGTGA